A window from Gossypium raimondii isolate GPD5lz chromosome 7, ASM2569854v1, whole genome shotgun sequence encodes these proteins:
- the LOC105803219 gene encoding probable magnesium transporter NIPA9: MWESICLTLAATAGNNIGKVLQKKGTGILPPLSFKFKVIRAYAVNKSWLVGFLIDISGALLMLRALSLAPVSVIQPVSGCGLAILSIFSHFYLQEVMNVIDWLGITLAGIGTIGVGAGGEEQVASSVSILQLPWLAFFVVILFVLLNGWLRICKRQRREQELMEYEVVEEIIYGLESGILFGMASVISKIGFVFVQQGFSKMLIPLCVSISICCSGTGFYYQTRGLKHGRAIVISTCAAVASIVTGVLAGMLALGERLPSAPVARLSLLLGWLFIMMGVILLVSSTRLMRHLPWPLQNLIPSGADRNFSLRKTGSHRVKDPSPAAVIPAATLHHLIPTPAKEKA, encoded by the exons atgtggGAATCGATCTGTTTAACATTGGCCGCTACCGCTGGTAATAACATAGGCAAAGTTCTACAAAAGAAGGGCACCGGTATTCTCCCTCCTCTCTCCTTCAAGTTCAAG GTGATAAGAGCATATGCTGTTAATAAATCATGGCTGGTTGGGTTTCTGATCGATATATCCGGTGCCTTGTTGATGCTGAGAGCTTTATCGTTGGCTCCg GTATCTGTCATTCAACCAGTTTCTGGCTGTGGACTTGCCATTCTTTCAATCTTTTCACACTTCTATCTACAAGAAGTCATGAATGTTATTGACTGGTTGGGGATTACATTAGCTGGCATTGGCACCATAG gAGTTGGTGCTGGTGGAGAGGAGCAAGTGGCTTCTTCAGTATCTATTTTACAGTTACCATGGTTGGCATTCTTTGTCGTAATCTTGTTT GTACTCCTGAATGGGTGGCTTCGCATCTGCAAGCGTCAGCGGAGAGAGCAAGAGCTG ATGGAGTATGAGGTTGTTGAAGAGATCATATATGGCTTGGAATCAGGAATTTTGTTTGG aaTGGCATCGGTGATATCAAAGATAGGATTTGTCTTCGTGCAGCAGGGCTTTTCCAAAATGTTGATTCCTCTATGTGTCTCAATCAGTATATGTTGTAGTGGTACTGGATTTTACTACCAG ACTCGCGGCTTGAAGCATGGTAGAGCAATTGTGATATCCACTTGTGCTGCTGTGGCATCAATTGTGACTGGTGTACTGGCTGGTATGCTCGCATTGGGTGAACGGTTACCTTCAGCACCAGTTGCTCGTCTTTCTCTTCTGCTTGGATG GTTATTTATCATGATGGGTGTGATCTTGCTTGTGAGCTCGACGAGACTGATGCGGCACCTTCCATGGCCATTGCAGAACTTAATACCAAGTGGAGCAGACCGGAATTTCAGTCTGAGGAAAACAGGGTCTCATCGAGTCAAGGATCCTAGCCCAGCTGCTGTTATCCCAGCAGCAACATTGCACCATCTGATACCAACACCGGCTAAGGAGAAGGCATAG
- the LOC105803137 gene encoding IQ domain-containing protein IQM1, producing the protein MGISLSLLLSTREEILEHKVFGSFDNGGDSHETKLEQSIKPNRIVIPKKPTIKLPEPVVFSSPRPVTELDSAATKLQKVYKGYRTRRNLADCAVVVEELWWKTLDSAALRRCSISFYEIEKQETVISKWSRAKTRAAKLGKGLSKDEKAQKLALQHWLEAIDPRHRYGHNLHFYYDVWSASKSSQPFFYWLDIGDGKELSLKKCQRTSLQQQCINYLGPKEREAFEVIVDSGKLVYKQSGLLVNTIDDSKWIFVLSTSKSLYVGQKKKGVFQHSSFLSGGATTAAGRLVVSQGVLEAIWPYSGHYLPTEDNFKEFIIFLEEQNVDLTNVKRCAVDDDYTACKVAVDESKHGEIKDPTATVSLQSSIGNSAANVEEPAFNMANRLSCKWSSGVGPRIGCVKDYPKELQFQALEQVNLSPRIEHGRFGNCGPIPSPRPSPKIRVSPRLAYMGLPSPRVSVMAAN; encoded by the exons ATGGGTATTTCCCTTTCTTTGCTTTTATCAACACGGGAGGAAATCCTTGAACACAAGGTTTTTGGTAGTTTTGATAATGGTGGTGATTCCCATGAAACAAAGCTTGAACAATCTATTAAACCAAATAGAATAGTTATACCAAAAAAACCCACCATAAAGCTCCCTGAACCAGTtgtattttcttctccaagGCCTGTAACTGAGCTTGATTCTGCTGCAACTAAGCTTCAAAAAGTCTACAAAGGGTATAGGACAAGAAGGAACCTTGCAGATTGTGCAGTTGTTGTTGAAGAGCTCTG GTGGAAGACCTTAGATTCTGCAGCACTAAGAAGGTGTTCTATTTCGTTCTATGAGATTGAGAAACAAGAAACTGTGATATCAAAGTGGTCAAGGGCTAAAACAAGGGCTGCCAAG TTAGGAAAGGGTTTGTCTAAGGATGAAAAAGCTCAAAAACTAGCACTTCAACATTGGCTTGAAGCT ATTGATCCGCGCCATCGTTATGGACACAATTTACACTTCTACTATGATGTCTGGTCTGCAAGCAAGAGCTCACAACCTTTCTTCTACTG GTTGGATATCGGTGATGGCAAAGAACTAAGCCTTAAGAAGTGTCAAAGAACTAGTCTACAACAGCAATGCATTAATTATCTTGGACCA AAAGAGAGGGAAGCATTCGAAGTGATTGTAGATAGTGGAAAGCTTGTTTACAAGCAATCCGGATTACTTGTTAACACCATTGATGATTCCAAGTGGATTTTTGTACTTAGCACATCAAAATCCTTGTATGTTGGGCAGAAGAAAAAAGGTGTTTTTCAGCACTCAAGTTTCCTTTCCGGTGGGGCTACGACAGCAGCCGGAAGATTGGTGGTTTCTCAAGGAGTTCTTGAG GCTATTTGGCCTTACAGTGGTCATTACCTCCCAACTGAAGATAATTTCAAGgaattcattattttccttgAGGAACAGAATGTAGATTTGACCAATGTAAAG AGATGTGCAGTAGATGATGACTACACCGCATGCAAAGTTGCTGTTGATGAATCCAAGCATGGGGAGATCAAAGATCCAACGGCAACAGTGAGTCTACAAAGTAGCATAGGCAACAGTGCTGCCAATGTGGAAGAACCAGCATTCAATATGGCGAACCGTTTGTCTTGCAAGTGGTCAAGTGGTGTTGGCCCTCGAATTGGTTGTGTTAAAGACTACCCCAAAGAGCTGCAATTTCAGGCATTGGAACAAGTCAACCTATCTCCAAGGATTGAACATGGTCGCTTCGGAAACTGTGGTCCGATACCTTCACCAAGACCGAGCCCCAAAATCCGTGTCTCACCAAGGCTTGCATACATGGGACTCCCTAGCCCAAGGGTGTCTGTTATGGCTGCCAATTGA